One Zetaproteobacteria bacterium DNA window includes the following coding sequences:
- a CDS encoding transporter: MLLSTPALAGGGDDPPPLPLSEAERLVLSRNPALAAADANAAALAAVPPQVGALPDPQLSFKALNLPV; the protein is encoded by the coding sequence TTGTTGCTCTCCACACCGGCTCTGGCCGGGGGTGGCGATGATCCGCCGCCGTTGCCCCTCTCCGAGGCCGAGCGGTTGGTGCTCTCCCGGAATCCGGCGCTGGCCGCCGCCGATGCGAACGCTGCGGCGCTGGCGGCCGTGCCGCCGCAGGTTGGCGCGCTGCCCGATCCGCAGTTGTCGTTCAAGGCGCTCAACCTGCCGGTCGA